A section of the Campylobacter concisus ATCC 51562 genome encodes:
- a CDS encoding 5-formyltetrahydrofolate cyclo-ligase: protein MSVNLEKNEFRKNARANLMKLTKFKAKCSHYKATKTLLKLINFTNSKKVLFYLPLNYEVDVLKIRRNLSRKCEIFAPFMVGLSLKMVRLRLPFITYKFNVRQSSGKKMDNVRLDMAVVPAIGVDGAMARIGHGKGFYDRFFDSLPIKPKRIVFLEIKDFYTKDVLSNAQDAVADFYITPNKNYIKRGINDRGFNRLRSRCGGRWSRVSIR, encoded by the coding sequence ATGAGCGTTAATTTAGAAAAAAATGAATTTAGAAAAAATGCAAGAGCAAATTTGATGAAACTTACTAAATTTAAGGCCAAATGCTCGCACTATAAAGCTACAAAAACGCTTTTGAAATTGATAAATTTTACAAATTCTAAGAAAGTACTGTTTTATTTGCCACTTAACTACGAAGTCGATGTGCTTAAAATAAGGCGAAATTTATCACGTAAATGTGAAATTTTTGCCCCTTTTATGGTAGGTCTTAGCTTAAAGATGGTAAGATTGCGACTGCCATTTATAACTTATAAATTTAATGTCAGACAGTCATCTGGCAAAAAAATGGATAATGTTAGACTTGATATGGCAGTAGTTCCAGCGATTGGGGTTGATGGAGCTATGGCTAGGATAGGGCATGGAAAAGGATTTTATGATAGATTTTTTGACTCTTTGCCTATTAAGCCAAAACGGATAGTTTTTCTTGAGATAAAAGACTTTTATACCAAAGATGTGCTTTCAAATGCACAAGATGCGGTAGCAGACTTTTATATAACCCCAAATAAAAATTATATAAAAAGAGGAATAAATGATAGAGGTTTTAATAGGCTTAGGAGCCGGTGTGGCGGGCGTTGGAGCAGGGTATCTATACGCTAA
- a CDS encoding TlpA family protein disulfide reductase, whose amino-acid sequence MTLKRAIITSLCIFAFFGCGDENKQKKEQNTSEQTQGKILDKNASKDENLSKDSLTPKMSESAQDSEIKEINLKLLSGTTMQITKRSNGFDVKDGKKATLYVFFATWCPPCKAEIPHLNNLSEKFKNELDIVGVLLEDKSEDEVKDFAQKYKIKYEVAVGEGNFLFEKAMGGIKGLPASALFKANGDYVQGYIGLVPEEMLENDINRATK is encoded by the coding sequence ATGACATTAAAACGAGCAATTATAACATCACTTTGCATTTTTGCATTTTTTGGATGCGGCGACGAGAACAAGCAAAAAAAAGAGCAAAATACAAGCGAACAAACGCAAGGCAAAATTTTAGATAAAAATGCCAGCAAAGATGAAAATTTAAGCAAAGACTCACTCACTCCAAAAATGAGTGAAAGTGCCCAAGATAGCGAGATAAAAGAGATAAATCTAAAGCTGCTAAGTGGCACAACTATGCAGATTACAAAAAGAAGTAATGGCTTTGATGTAAAAGATGGTAAAAAAGCAACTCTTTACGTATTTTTCGCCACTTGGTGCCCACCTTGCAAGGCTGAGATCCCTCACTTAAATAACCTAAGCGAAAAATTTAAAAACGAACTAGATATCGTTGGTGTGCTACTTGAAGACAAAAGTGAAGATGAAGTAAAAGATTTTGCTCAAAAATATAAAATCAAATACGAAGTCGCGGTTGGCGAGGGAAATTTTTTATTTGAAAAAGCGATGGGCGGCATAAAAGGCTTGCCTGCGTCAGCACTTTTTAAAGCAAATGGCGACTACGTTCAAGGCTACATCGGTCTTGTGCCTGAAGAGATGCTTGAAAATGACATAAATAGGGCAACAAAATAA
- the ftsY gene encoding signal recognition particle-docking protein FtsY has product MLDFLKKGLEKTFGAISSAKKSKKIDKESLEEILLEADVAYEIVEEILYYLPPQDEVSRADLRRVMSSYFIYENERVIEPDKPFVDLILGVNGAGKTTTIAKLANLYKNNGKSVILGACDTFRAGAIEQLRQWSIRLNVPIVATQQGHDPSAVAYDTISSALAKGIDRVILDTAGRLQNQTNLANELEKIVRISKKAYEKAPHRKILILDGTQGNAGVAQAKAFNDIVSLDGVIITKLDGTAKGGALFGVARELELPIFYIGVGESMDDVIKFNPDEFLDELMDAIFE; this is encoded by the coding sequence ATGCTTGATTTTCTAAAAAAAGGCCTTGAGAAGACTTTTGGAGCGATAAGCTCGGCTAAAAAGTCAAAAAAGATCGACAAAGAGAGCTTAGAAGAGATTTTACTAGAGGCTGACGTGGCTTACGAGATCGTGGAGGAGATTTTATACTACTTGCCACCACAAGATGAAGTGAGCAGAGCCGATCTAAGACGTGTTATGAGCAGCTATTTCATCTACGAAAATGAGCGCGTGATCGAGCCCGATAAGCCATTTGTCGATCTCATCCTTGGCGTAAATGGCGCTGGCAAGACGACAACGATCGCAAAGCTTGCAAATTTATATAAAAATAATGGTAAAAGCGTTATTTTGGGCGCTTGTGATACATTTAGAGCTGGAGCGATCGAGCAGCTACGCCAGTGGTCAATTAGGCTAAATGTGCCAATAGTCGCAACACAGCAAGGTCATGATCCTTCGGCTGTTGCTTACGATACGATCAGCTCAGCCCTTGCAAAAGGCATCGACCGAGTCATCCTTGACACAGCCGGCAGACTTCAAAACCAGACAAATTTAGCAAACGAGTTAGAAAAGATCGTTCGTATTAGCAAAAAAGCTTACGAAAAGGCGCCACACCGTAAAATTTTGATTCTTGATGGCACACAAGGCAATGCCGGAGTAGCGCAAGCAAAGGCGTTTAACGATATTGTCTCACTTGATGGCGTCATCATCACAAAGCTTGACGGCACTGCAAAGGGCGGAGCACTATTTGGTGTGGCAAGAGAGCTTGAACTACCTATATTTTATATAGGCGTTGGCGAGAGCATGGATGATGTCATCAAATTTAACCCAGACGAGTTTCTAGACGAGCTAATGGACGCTATTTTTGAGTAG
- the radA gene encoding DNA repair protein RadA: MAKAKPVFECQACGNQQSKWLGKCPQCGAWDSFIELSQQEIKISKEIAKSTSAPSKAISIDEVEIQNFTRFSTKDSELDLVLGGGVVEGSLVLIGGSPGIGKSTLLLKIGSNLAKDGKKTLYVSGEESQSQIKMRADRLNAVDKNLYLLTEICLEDILLEVQKSDYKVLVIDSIQTLYSQNISSAPGSITQVREITFELMRLAKSQNICVFIIGHITKEGSIAGPRVLEHMVDVVLYFEGDASRELRILRGFKNRFGSTSEVGIFEMSQHGLVSANEVSSKFFTRGGAMSGSAITIIMEGSRALSIEIQALVCESAYPKRSSTGFERNRLDMLLALLERKLEIPLGHYDVFINVSGGVKISETAADLAVIAAIISSFKNRPISKDSIFIGELSLNGEIREIFNLDQRLKEAKTQKFKNAIIPNKPLDMQGLKCFYAKDITQVLEWM; the protein is encoded by the coding sequence ATGGCAAAAGCAAAGCCAGTTTTTGAGTGTCAAGCCTGCGGTAATCAGCAGAGCAAATGGCTAGGCAAATGCCCACAATGTGGGGCTTGGGATAGCTTTATCGAGCTTAGTCAGCAAGAGATAAAGATAAGTAAAGAGATAGCAAAAAGCACTAGCGCACCTAGCAAAGCCATAAGCATAGACGAAGTTGAAATTCAAAATTTTACGAGATTTAGCACCAAAGATAGCGAGCTAGACCTTGTTCTTGGTGGTGGCGTAGTCGAGGGCTCGCTAGTTTTAATAGGTGGCAGTCCAGGCATCGGTAAATCAACCTTGCTTCTAAAAATCGGCTCAAATTTAGCAAAAGACGGTAAAAAAACGCTCTATGTAAGCGGCGAAGAGAGCCAAAGCCAGATAAAAATGAGAGCTGATAGGCTAAATGCGGTGGATAAAAATTTATACCTGCTAACTGAAATTTGCCTAGAAGATATCCTGCTAGAAGTGCAAAAGAGCGACTACAAGGTGCTTGTAATTGACTCCATACAAACACTTTATAGCCAAAATATAAGCTCCGCTCCAGGCTCGATCACGCAGGTTCGCGAGATCACATTTGAGCTGATGAGACTTGCAAAGAGTCAAAATATCTGCGTTTTCATCATCGGACACATAACTAAAGAGGGCTCGATCGCAGGGCCTAGAGTGCTTGAACACATGGTCGATGTGGTACTTTATTTCGAGGGCGATGCGAGCAGAGAGTTAAGAATCTTGCGTGGGTTTAAAAACCGCTTTGGCTCGACAAGCGAGGTTGGTATATTTGAGATGAGCCAGCACGGACTAGTGAGCGCAAACGAGGTATCTAGTAAATTTTTCACACGTGGCGGGGCGATGAGTGGCAGTGCGATAACTATCATAATGGAAGGCTCAAGAGCGCTTAGCATCGAGATACAAGCACTTGTTTGCGAAAGCGCCTACCCAAAAAGAAGCTCGACTGGCTTTGAGAGAAACCGCCTGGATATGCTGCTAGCCCTACTTGAGCGAAAGCTTGAAATTCCACTTGGGCACTACGACGTCTTTATAAACGTTTCAGGTGGCGTTAAGATAAGCGAGACTGCGGCCGATCTAGCCGTCATAGCAGCGATAATCAGCAGCTTCAAAAACCGCCCTATCAGCAAGGATAGTATCTTCATCGGCGAGCTAAGCCTAAACGGCGAGATAAGAGAAATTTTCAACCTCGATCAGCGACTAAAAGAGGCAAAAACGCAGAAATTTAAAAATGCGATCATCCCAAACAAACCGCTTGACATGCAAGGTCTAAAGTGCTTTTACGCCAAAGATATCACGCAAGTACTTGAGTGGATGTAA
- the acpS gene encoding holo-ACP synthase, protein MIGIDIIKIDRISRLKVRYGELFLKKFLSDDEIALAKNDATLAGFWAAKEAASKALGVGISKECGFLDIELSKDAKNAPKIKFSPKIYTNFNIKEASLSITHDGGFAVAAVMIV, encoded by the coding sequence ATGATAGGTATTGATATCATTAAGATAGATAGAATTTCTAGACTTAAAGTTCGTTATGGCGAGCTTTTTTTAAAAAAATTTCTTAGTGATGACGAGATCGCGCTAGCAAAAAATGATGCGACTTTGGCTGGATTTTGGGCGGCCAAAGAAGCAGCTAGCAAAGCTCTTGGTGTAGGCATCAGCAAAGAGTGTGGCTTTTTGGACATTGAGCTTAGCAAAGACGCAAAAAACGCACCAAAGATAAAATTTAGCCCAAAAATTTATACAAATTTTAATATCAAAGAAGCAAGCCTTAGCATAACTCACGATGGCGGATTTGCCGTAGCTGCAGTGATGATTGTCTAA
- the fliL gene encoding flagellar basal body-associated protein FliL — translation MAEEVEEKKAKKGGNGALMIIIIAIFVLLLVIGGLVAFLMLSSDEPKEANMAQTPAQTQTQSMPAQNKAKHGSNDYSNMGPIYPLDQFIVNLLSENGSRFLKTKIDMEQSDELLTPELDKKKALLRDIIIRTLSSKTYEEVSTAKGKDRLKDEIVGKLNEVLNDGYIKNIFFTDFVVQ, via the coding sequence ATGGCTGAAGAAGTTGAAGAGAAAAAGGCAAAAAAAGGTGGCAATGGTGCATTAATGATAATTATCATTGCGATATTTGTTTTGCTGCTAGTTATTGGAGGGCTAGTCGCGTTTTTGATGCTTAGTTCTGATGAGCCAAAAGAGGCAAATATGGCGCAAACACCAGCTCAGACTCAAACGCAGTCCATGCCAGCTCAAAATAAAGCAAAGCATGGTAGCAACGACTATTCAAATATGGGGCCGATATATCCGCTTGATCAGTTTATTGTAAATTTGCTTAGCGAAAATGGCTCAAGATTTCTTAAAACTAAGATCGATATGGAGCAAAGCGATGAGTTGCTAACTCCTGAGCTTGATAAGAAAAAAGCACTTTTAAGAGATATTATTATAAGAACACTTTCATCAAAAACCTACGAAGAAGTAAGCACTGCAAAGGGCAAGGATAGGCTAAAAGACGAGATCGTCGGTAAGCTAAATGAAGTGCTAAATGATGGCTACATCAAAAATATATTTTTTACTGATTTTGTGGTGCAATGA
- the ybaK gene encoding Cys-tRNA(Pro) deacylase, whose translation MIHKTNAARALDKLKINYEILEYEVDLNDLSAIHVAASTKQNIKQIYKTIVCECEPKNFVVACLQGDLELDLKALAHACDAKRCELINLKDLEKITGYIRGGCSPLAMKKHFATFIDERAKEQEYVLVSAGVRGKQIKIAPNDLLKACEADYADIARLAL comes from the coding sequence ATGATACATAAAACAAATGCGGCTAGAGCTTTAGACAAGCTAAAAATTAATTATGAAATTTTAGAATATGAAGTCGATTTAAACGATCTTTCAGCCATTCACGTAGCAGCTAGCACCAAGCAAAATATAAAGCAAATTTATAAGACTATCGTTTGCGAGTGTGAGCCTAAAAATTTCGTTGTTGCTTGCTTACAGGGTGATTTGGAGCTTGATCTAAAAGCACTTGCTCACGCGTGTGACGCCAAACGCTGCGAACTTATAAATTTAAAAGACCTAGAAAAGATCACCGGCTACATCAGAGGTGGCTGCTCGCCACTTGCTATGAAAAAGCACTTTGCGACCTTCATCGACGAACGAGCAAAAGAGCAAGAGTATGTGCTAGTAAGCGCTGGAGTAAGAGGCAAGCAGATAAAGATAGCTCCAAACGACCTTTTAAAGGCTTGCGAAGCGGATTACGCTGATATCGCCAGGTTAGCTCTTTAA
- a CDS encoding SAM-dependent methyltransferase produces MKFSEFFDIWVNENYYKFGVDIGKKGDFYTNVSVGYLFGACLANYFLKLLKNGEISSSCKVMEIGANSGDMLADFAQGIFTLEPEILPNLELIIIEPHEILRKRQLETFAKRFGDDIKIKHYENLGECSFDEIFIISNELLDAFSCEIIDGQNMLFVDDDLKFYWQKADQNLLALAKKFGIKKGEISTSYAKFALQLANVAKKVRFLSFDYGEFEPKNEFSLRIFKDHQVFSLFEISDLEPYFKRSDLTYSLCFKQVKEAFCEAGFEMLKFKKQNEALVCDFGVDEILSLVLEKGSKQAYENAAKQAKFLLSPEFLGEKFKFIEFLKS; encoded by the coding sequence ATGAAATTTAGCGAGTTTTTTGATATCTGGGTCAATGAAAACTACTATAAATTTGGCGTAGATATCGGCAAAAAGGGTGATTTTTATACAAATGTAAGCGTTGGCTATCTCTTTGGCGCCTGCCTTGCAAACTACTTTTTAAAACTACTTAAAAACGGCGAAATTTCTAGCTCTTGTAAGGTCATGGAGATTGGCGCAAACTCTGGCGATATGCTAGCTGATTTTGCGCAAGGAATTTTTACGCTTGAGCCAGAAATTTTGCCAAATTTAGAGCTTATCATCATCGAGCCTCATGAAATTTTACGTAAAAGACAGCTTGAGACTTTTGCAAAACGCTTTGGCGATGACATCAAAATAAAACACTATGAAAATTTGGGCGAGTGCTCGTTTGATGAAATTTTTATCATCTCAAATGAGCTACTTGACGCGTTTAGCTGCGAAATTATAGATGGGCAAAATATGCTTTTTGTGGATGATGATCTAAAATTTTACTGGCAAAAAGCAGATCAAAACTTGCTAGCTCTTGCAAAGAAATTTGGCATAAAAAAGGGCGAGATATCAACTAGCTACGCTAAATTTGCACTCCAGCTTGCAAATGTGGCAAAAAAGGTGAGATTTTTAAGCTTTGACTACGGCGAATTTGAGCCAAAAAATGAGTTTAGCCTAAGGATTTTTAAAGACCATCAAGTATTTTCTTTATTTGAAATTTCAGACCTTGAGCCATATTTTAAAAGATCGGATCTAACATATAGCCTTTGCTTTAAGCAAGTAAAAGAGGCTTTTTGTGAGGCTGGCTTTGAGATGCTTAAATTTAAAAAACAAAACGAAGCTTTGGTTTGCGACTTTGGCGTGGATGAAATTTTATCTTTAGTGCTTGAAAAAGGCAGCAAGCAAGCCTACGAAAACGCTGCAAAACAGGCGAAATTTCTACTTTCTCCTGAGTTTTTGGGCGAGAAGTTTAAATTTATAGAGTTTTTAAAGAGCTAA
- a CDS encoding trimeric intracellular cation channel family protein, whose protein sequence is MSLILFVEYVGIASAALSGFLFAVKKECDWLGVFLSAFLTALGGGIMRDMLVGRAVYSFTHYMPVSVVIFMLIVSRAANLHIKREGLERKFVFIFADAIDVICFSIVGAMVAIEYNYNIFGVMMIAFFNGVGGGILRDILLNEIPWFLRTGLYGTISLGVGLAYFVLYHLGLTNIFFTMLLLAAGITVRMLAFYRGWKLPDL, encoded by the coding sequence ATGAGTTTAATACTTTTTGTCGAATACGTCGGTATCGCATCAGCTGCACTTAGCGGGTTTTTATTTGCAGTAAAAAAGGAGTGCGACTGGCTTGGAGTCTTTTTGTCTGCATTTTTGACCGCACTTGGTGGCGGTATCATGCGTGATATGCTCGTTGGCAGGGCAGTTTATTCATTTACGCACTATATGCCAGTAAGTGTTGTTATTTTTATGTTGATTGTTTCAAGAGCGGCAAATTTGCATATAAAAAGAGAAGGTTTGGAGCGAAAATTTGTATTTATTTTCGCCGATGCGATCGATGTTATTTGTTTTTCGATCGTTGGAGCAATGGTTGCTATTGAGTACAACTACAATATCTTTGGTGTGATGATGATCGCCTTTTTTAACGGCGTTGGTGGCGGTATCTTAAGAGATATTTTGCTAAATGAAATTCCATGGTTTTTACGCACCGGACTTTACGGCACGATAAGTCTTGGCGTGGGGCTTGCTTACTTTGTGCTATATCATCTAGGCCTTACCAATATATTTTTTACTATGCTCTTGCTTGCTGCTGGCATTACAGTTAGGATGCTTGCATTTTATAGAGGTTGGAAGTTACCTGATCTATGA
- a CDS encoding lipid-binding SYLF domain-containing protein encodes MKRLLIIFLAGLFFTPHLNADVVQNQKLKNAINILNAFGTRNLKPNTKFEGIKAIAIIPDATKAGAVVTGSTGKGVFIAKNDDGEWSSPFFVNYTSGSIGLQLGYSSADMIILFKNSEAYANLFNAKDTISLKAEATGGVGNEVAITSDLPEISAFAEERGKTSGAFIGVSLDVARLKINRQDTNDYYERMYDFENIYNNSPKASKYTLKFKEIISKYFL; translated from the coding sequence ATGAAAAGACTATTAATAATATTTCTTGCTGGTTTATTTTTCACGCCACACTTAAATGCTGATGTGGTCCAAAATCAAAAGCTAAAAAATGCAATAAATATTTTAAACGCTTTTGGTACAAGAAATTTAAAGCCAAACACTAAATTTGAAGGCATAAAAGCGATCGCCATAATCCCTGATGCGACAAAAGCAGGCGCTGTTGTAACTGGATCAACAGGTAAAGGCGTATTTATCGCTAAAAACGATGATGGTGAATGGTCAAGTCCATTTTTTGTAAATTACACATCTGGTAGCATAGGCTTGCAGCTTGGTTACAGCTCAGCTGATATGATCATTTTATTTAAAAATTCAGAAGCTTATGCAAATTTATTTAATGCAAAAGATACGATCAGCCTAAAAGCAGAAGCAACTGGTGGCGTTGGTAATGAGGTAGCGATCACAAGTGATTTGCCTGAAATTTCAGCATTTGCTGAGGAGCGTGGCAAGACAAGTGGTGCCTTTATAGGCGTTAGCTTAGATGTGGCAAGGCTAAAAATAAATAGACAAGACACAAATGATTACTATGAGCGAATGTATGATTTTGAAAATATCTACAACAATAGCCCAAAAGCTAGTAAATACACTCTAAAATTTAAAGAAATAATCTCAAAATATTTCTTATAG
- a CDS encoding Fur family transcriptional regulator: protein MDNFELFYKHFKEFLEAFGQKSSELKEQILHVLFISNSHLSAQEISSEIYKIHKNEISMTSIYSFLNFLEMHHLANCFEENGVKKFELNLKSSHDHLICEICEKIVDFEDEIIEQRQEQICKEKNFSEQSHTMILYGICSDCQEKNEN from the coding sequence GTGGATAATTTTGAACTATTTTATAAGCATTTTAAAGAGTTTTTAGAAGCCTTTGGGCAGAAAAGCTCAGAGTTAAAAGAACAAATTTTGCATGTACTTTTCATTAGCAACTCTCATCTAAGTGCTCAAGAAATTTCTTCAGAAATTTACAAAATACACAAGAATGAAATTTCAATGACATCAATTTACTCGTTTTTAAATTTTCTAGAAATGCATCATCTTGCAAACTGCTTTGAAGAAAATGGAGTAAAGAAATTTGAACTAAATTTAAAATCATCGCACGATCATTTGATATGTGAAATTTGTGAAAAGATAGTTGATTTTGAAGATGAGATAATAGAGCAAAGGCAAGAGCAAATTTGCAAAGAAAAAAATTTTAGCGAGCAGTCGCATACAATGATACTTTATGGTATTTGCAGTGATTGCCAAGAGAAAAATGAAAATTAA
- a CDS encoding HMA2 domain-containing protein encodes MDIKTQTLAQVASYFSMIAHTNGRLRVRVSPKIKELSSSVNLASLDDVIAQINGIKNVKFNKLIGSVTIEYDHEIFPKNLWEDLLKGQNLEEISTRVNEVAKEVKYA; translated from the coding sequence ATGGATATAAAAACACAAACTTTAGCACAAGTTGCAAGCTATTTTTCAATGATAGCTCACACAAACGGCAGACTAAGAGTAAGAGTTAGCCCAAAGATAAAAGAGCTAAGTAGCAGCGTAAATTTAGCTAGCCTAGATGATGTGATAGCTCAGATAAATGGTATAAAAAATGTAAAATTTAACAAGCTAATCGGCTCTGTAACGATCGAATACGATCATGAAATTTTTCCAAAAAATCTTTGGGAAGATCTTTTAAAAGGGCAAAATTTAGAAGAGATTTCAACTAGAGTAAATGAAGTTGCAAAAGAAGTGAAATATGCTTAA
- a CDS encoding ferritin-like domain-containing protein, whose translation MLNELLNASYTSEKNALSLYENLASFGDVFNEIANIRKNAIILIEKFASAHDYELACENEAIFLPAKNKEDALIQALNYELELNKMYEKFCESLDDEELKDLFFRLWATSNNEYVASLKQRLKEIYSGCEIKSELNLNEISQNFEQNGITNILENYQNDFNEITKSLQNIASGKADKSELAKITNNPNFSFFSGLALGALGISVVSKNFNKDEENE comes from the coding sequence ATGCTTAATGAACTTTTAAATGCATCATATACCAGCGAAAAGAACGCACTTAGCTTATATGAAAATTTAGCTTCATTTGGTGATGTTTTTAACGAGATCGCAAATATCAGAAAAAATGCAATCATCTTGATAGAAAAATTTGCGAGTGCTCATGATTATGAGCTTGCTTGCGAAAATGAAGCTATATTTTTGCCGGCAAAAAATAAAGAAGATGCACTGATACAAGCTTTAAACTACGAGCTAGAACTAAATAAAATGTATGAAAAATTTTGTGAAAGCTTAGATGATGAAGAGCTAAAAGATCTATTTTTTAGACTTTGGGCTACTTCAAATAACGAATATGTCGCCTCTTTAAAGCAACGCTTAAAAGAAATTTATAGTGGCTGTGAAATAAAAAGTGAGCTAAATTTAAATGAAATTTCACAAAATTTTGAGCAAAATGGCATAACAAATATTTTAGAAAACTATCAAAATGACTTTAATGAGATAACTAAAAGCTTGCAAAATATCGCAAGTGGCAAGGCTGATAAAAGTGAGTTAGCAAAGATAACCAATAATCCAAATTTCTCGTTTTTTAGCGGACTTGCGCTTGGGGCATTAGGCATTTCAGTAGTTAGCAAAAATTTTAATAAGGATGAAGAAAATGAATAA